In Ovis aries strain OAR_USU_Benz2616 breed Rambouillet chromosome 14, ARS-UI_Ramb_v3.0, whole genome shotgun sequence, a single genomic region encodes these proteins:
- the CPT1C gene encoding carnitine O-palmitoyltransferase 1, brain isoform isoform X2 yields the protein MEKIKESLPDWGGQHHRLRGVLAAALFASCLWGALIFTLHVALRLLLSYHGWLLEPHGAMSSPTKTWLALVRIFSGRHPMLFSYQRSLPRQPVPSVQDTVRKYLESVRPVLSDKDFDWTSGVAQEFLKLQASLLQWYLQLKSWWASNYVSDWWEEFVYLRSRNSLMVNSNYYLMDFLYVTPTPVQAARAGNAVHALLLYRHRLDRQEILPTLLMGMRPLCSAQYEKIFNTTRIPGVHRDHIRHLRDSRHVAVFHRGRFFRVGTHSQSRLLSPRALEQQFQRILDDPSPACPHEEHLAALTAARRDTWAQVRRSLKTQAQEALEAVEGAAFFVSLDSEPAGLTREDPAASLDAYAHALLAGRGHDRWFDKSFSLIVFSNGKLGLSVEHSWADCPISGHMWEFTLATECFQLGYSADGHCKGHPDPSLPQPQRLHWDLPDKIHLSISLALRAAKTLSGNIECHVFPFSRFGKSFIKRCHLSSDSFIQTTLQLAHFRDRGQFCLTYESTMTRLFLEGRTETVRSCTREACNFVRAMEDKEKTDAQCLALFRLAVDKHQALLKAAMSGQGVDRHLFALYVVSQFLHLQSPFLDQVHSEQWQLATSQIPVQQIHLFDVHNYPDYVSSGGGFGPADDHGYGVSYMFMGDDVITFHISSNKSSTRTDSRRLGQRIQDALLDVAALFPEGQRLKRRGLGEEDSG from the exons GGGTGGACAGCATCACAGGCTGCGGGGGGTCCTGGCGGCCGCGCTCTTTGCGTCCTGTCTGTGGGGAGCTCTGATCTTCACCCTTCATGTGGCCCTGAGGCTACTTCTGTCCTACCACGGCTGGCTCCTCGAACCCCACGGAGCCATGTCCTCGCCCACCAAGACCTGGCTG GCCCTGGTGCGCATCTTCTCCGGCCGCCATCCAATGCTCTTCAGTTACCAGCGCTCTCTGCCGCGCCAGCCTGTGCCCTCCGTCCAGGACACCGTGCGCAAG TATCTGGAGTCTGTCCGACCCGTCCTCTCCGACAAGGACTTCGACTGGACCTCGGGCGTAGCGCAGGAATTCCTGAAGCTGCAGGCCTCACTGCTGCAGTGGTACTTGCAGCTCAAGTCCTGGTGGGCGTCCAATTAC GTCAGTGACTGGTGGGAAGAATTTGTATACCTGCGCTCCAGGAACTCACTGATGGTGAACAGCAACTATTACCTGATG GACTTCCTGTACGTCACGCCCACTCCTGTGCAGGCAGCGCGTGCGGGCAACGCAGTCCATGCCCTCCTTCTGTACCGCCACCGCCTGGACCGCCAGGAGATCCTGCCA ACTTTGCTGATGGGAATGCGACCTTTGTGCTCCGCCCAGTATGAGAAGATATTCAACACCACGCGAATTCCCGGGGTCCACAGAG ATCACATTCGCCACCTTCGTGACAGCCGACACGTGGCCGTCTTCCACCGGGGCCGGTTCTTCCGCGTGGGGACTCACTCGCAAAGCCGCCTGCTTTCCCCGCGGGCCCTGGAGCAGCAGTTTCAACGAATCCTGGACGACCCCTCTCCCGCCTGCCCCCACGAGGAGCATCTGGCGGCCTTGACCGCTGCTCGGAG GGACACGTGGGCCCAGGTGCGGAGGTCTCTGAAGACCCAGGCCCAAGAGGCCCTGGAAGCCGTCGAAGGGGCCGCTTTCTTCGTATCACTGGACTCTGAGCCAGCGGGGCTCACCAGGGAGGACCCCGCGGCTTCCTTAGATGCCTACGCACACGCCCTGCTGGCCGGCCGGGGCCACGACCG CTGGTTTGACAAATCTTTCTCCCTAATCGTCTTCTCCAATGGGAAGCTGGGCCTCAGCGTGGAGCACTCGTGGGCTGACTGCCCCATCTCAGGACACATGTGGGAG TTCACTCTGGCCACAGAATGCTTTCAGCTGGGCTACTCGGCAGACGGTCACTGCAAGGGGCACCCTGACCCCTCGCTGCCCCAGCCCCAGAGGCTGCACTGGGACCTTCCAGACAAG atccatctatccatctctcTAGCCCTGAGGGCAGCCAAGACCTTGTCTGGAAACATCGAATGCCACgtcttccccttctcccgctTCGGCAAGAGTTTCATCAAACGCTGCCATCTCTCTTCAGACAGCTTCATCCAGACCACCTTGCAGCTGGCCCACTTCCGG GACCGGGGTCAATTCTGCCTGACTTATGAATCCACCATGACTCGCTTGTTCCTGGAAGGCCGCACAGAGACGGTGCGTTCTTGCACAAGGGAGGCCTGCAACTTTGTGAGAGCCATGGAGGACAAAGAGAAGACA GACGCACAGTGCCTCGCCCTGTTCCGCCTGGCGGTGGATAAGCACCAAGCTCTGCTGAAGGCAGCGATGAGTGGACAGGGGGTCGATCGCCACCTCTTTGCTCTCTATGTCGTGTCACAGTTCCTCCACCTGCAGTCTCCATTCCTGGACCAG GTTCACTCGGAGCAGTGGCAGCTGGCCACCAGCCAGATTCCTGTTCAGCAAATTCACCTGTTCGACGTTCACAATTACCCCGACTATGTCTCCTCTGGTGGTGGATTCGGGCCT GCCGATGACCATGGTTACGGTGTGTCCTACATGTTCATGGGCGATGACGTGATCACCTTCCACATCTCGAGCAACAAATCAAGCACAAGAACG GACTCCCGCCGGCTGGGCCAGCGCATCCAGGACGCCTTGTTGGACGTGGCCGCCCTCTTCCCGGAGGGGCAGCGTCTTAAGCGCAGAGGGTTAGGGGAGGAAGACTCGGGTTAG
- the CPT1C gene encoding carnitine O-palmitoyltransferase 1, brain isoform isoform X3, giving the protein MAEAHQAVGFRPSLTSDAGEVELGAPVLHEICLSGLRSWKRHLSRFWALVRIFSGRHPMLFSYQRSLPRQPVPSVQDTVRKYLESVRPVLSDKDFDWTSGVAQEFLKLQASLLQWYLQLKSWWASNYVSDWWEEFVYLRSRNSLMVNSNYYLMDFLYVTPTPVQAARAGNAVHALLLYRHRLDRQEILPTLLMGMRPLCSAQYEKIFNTTRIPGVHRDHIRHLRDSRHVAVFHRGRFFRVGTHSQSRLLSPRALEQQFQRILDDPSPACPHEEHLAALTAARRDTWAQVRRSLKTQAQEALEAVEGAAFFVSLDSEPAGLTREDPAASLDAYAHALLAGRGHDRWFDKSFSLIVFSNGKLGLSVEHSWADCPISGHMWEFTLATECFQLGYSADGHCKGHPDPSLPQPQRLHWDLPDKIHLSISLALRAAKTLSGNIECHVFPFSRFGKSFIKRCHLSSDSFIQTTLQLAHFRDRGQFCLTYESTMTRLFLEGRTETVRSCTREACNFVRAMEDKEKTDAQCLALFRLAVDKHQALLKAAMSGQGVDRHLFALYVVSQFLHLQSPFLDQVHSEQWQLATSQIPVQQIHLFDVHNYPDYVSSGGGFGPADDHGYGVSYMFMGDDVITFHISSNKSSTRTDSRRLGQRIQDALLDVAALFPEGQRLKRRGLGEEDSG; this is encoded by the exons GCCCTGGTGCGCATCTTCTCCGGCCGCCATCCAATGCTCTTCAGTTACCAGCGCTCTCTGCCGCGCCAGCCTGTGCCCTCCGTCCAGGACACCGTGCGCAAG TATCTGGAGTCTGTCCGACCCGTCCTCTCCGACAAGGACTTCGACTGGACCTCGGGCGTAGCGCAGGAATTCCTGAAGCTGCAGGCCTCACTGCTGCAGTGGTACTTGCAGCTCAAGTCCTGGTGGGCGTCCAATTAC GTCAGTGACTGGTGGGAAGAATTTGTATACCTGCGCTCCAGGAACTCACTGATGGTGAACAGCAACTATTACCTGATG GACTTCCTGTACGTCACGCCCACTCCTGTGCAGGCAGCGCGTGCGGGCAACGCAGTCCATGCCCTCCTTCTGTACCGCCACCGCCTGGACCGCCAGGAGATCCTGCCA ACTTTGCTGATGGGAATGCGACCTTTGTGCTCCGCCCAGTATGAGAAGATATTCAACACCACGCGAATTCCCGGGGTCCACAGAG ATCACATTCGCCACCTTCGTGACAGCCGACACGTGGCCGTCTTCCACCGGGGCCGGTTCTTCCGCGTGGGGACTCACTCGCAAAGCCGCCTGCTTTCCCCGCGGGCCCTGGAGCAGCAGTTTCAACGAATCCTGGACGACCCCTCTCCCGCCTGCCCCCACGAGGAGCATCTGGCGGCCTTGACCGCTGCTCGGAG GGACACGTGGGCCCAGGTGCGGAGGTCTCTGAAGACCCAGGCCCAAGAGGCCCTGGAAGCCGTCGAAGGGGCCGCTTTCTTCGTATCACTGGACTCTGAGCCAGCGGGGCTCACCAGGGAGGACCCCGCGGCTTCCTTAGATGCCTACGCACACGCCCTGCTGGCCGGCCGGGGCCACGACCG CTGGTTTGACAAATCTTTCTCCCTAATCGTCTTCTCCAATGGGAAGCTGGGCCTCAGCGTGGAGCACTCGTGGGCTGACTGCCCCATCTCAGGACACATGTGGGAG TTCACTCTGGCCACAGAATGCTTTCAGCTGGGCTACTCGGCAGACGGTCACTGCAAGGGGCACCCTGACCCCTCGCTGCCCCAGCCCCAGAGGCTGCACTGGGACCTTCCAGACAAG atccatctatccatctctcTAGCCCTGAGGGCAGCCAAGACCTTGTCTGGAAACATCGAATGCCACgtcttccccttctcccgctTCGGCAAGAGTTTCATCAAACGCTGCCATCTCTCTTCAGACAGCTTCATCCAGACCACCTTGCAGCTGGCCCACTTCCGG GACCGGGGTCAATTCTGCCTGACTTATGAATCCACCATGACTCGCTTGTTCCTGGAAGGCCGCACAGAGACGGTGCGTTCTTGCACAAGGGAGGCCTGCAACTTTGTGAGAGCCATGGAGGACAAAGAGAAGACA GACGCACAGTGCCTCGCCCTGTTCCGCCTGGCGGTGGATAAGCACCAAGCTCTGCTGAAGGCAGCGATGAGTGGACAGGGGGTCGATCGCCACCTCTTTGCTCTCTATGTCGTGTCACAGTTCCTCCACCTGCAGTCTCCATTCCTGGACCAG GTTCACTCGGAGCAGTGGCAGCTGGCCACCAGCCAGATTCCTGTTCAGCAAATTCACCTGTTCGACGTTCACAATTACCCCGACTATGTCTCCTCTGGTGGTGGATTCGGGCCT GCCGATGACCATGGTTACGGTGTGTCCTACATGTTCATGGGCGATGACGTGATCACCTTCCACATCTCGAGCAACAAATCAAGCACAAGAACG GACTCCCGCCGGCTGGGCCAGCGCATCCAGGACGCCTTGTTGGACGTGGCCGCCCTCTTCCCGGAGGGGCAGCGTCTTAAGCGCAGAGGGTTAGGGGAGGAAGACTCGGGTTAG